In Molothrus ater isolate BHLD 08-10-18 breed brown headed cowbird chromosome 20, BPBGC_Mater_1.1, whole genome shotgun sequence, the following are encoded in one genomic region:
- the MAMDC4 gene encoding apical endosomal glycoprotein isoform X2 has translation MPNSLRVFSPIVSPIARTVLPSGSVVVNSCSSAAEQLCNFICDCSDCSDENQCGYLRGSAVLGTPFTCDFEDSDCGWQDVGTSTYGWVRGRASLAMWGMGPHSDHTVGTDLGWFLVTMSPPAKTTATAWLRSPEMREAAATCEIRTWYHLSGRCESTQGLNQTERPVLRLAVAHRDEVVELWQSPERSREGWHQLIAYPGRIMEQFQLIFSLTQPPTCGAEVALDDIMFRNCGLPENFTRCSFDYDLCGWETAAGPPVWGRNTSLNLGTSYSIPTRDHSNNSRAGFFLHVSSDPTAQAGGTAQLSSPTFQATNSCSLVLYCHLHGSATSSLSISYVTNSTRHLMRERTGDLGSCWVRERVDFNVTDPFKVLIEGVAGSGGTVAIDDLILSQGCVKEQEKPLVTLPRQAHASPCAADEVACDSGDCIAAELACDFADTCADGSDEERCGTTTFESGAGGWHDVSVGRLRWGLQKVTESDIFFTGTFLALQTGEGQMMGPAKARSPLLGPSGPACTMEMSYHIHSDHQGFLAISVADHTAGTTQLVWQTQHRGSTTGGHVRVPLGERSRPFQVELLALVDLQGSASVGVDNVTFEQCYLDVVSPTAAELSCNFERGMCGWYQDLSSDFKWVHSTGQGQGSDHTTGSGYFLSVDSSVPWSHGQRALLLSSHQELATAPRCLSFWYRLAGPQIGTLNLKLWPEGGEEVVLWTCRGNQGSIWHRAWATLPSTGQQRYRVAFEVLHDGFLGDVGLDDITQTAGPCGAKLSCSFEVEGCGLAASGKGTWQRQSNGTGTTAGPVADHTTGTTAGHYMVVNTGRLSLPAGHTAALTSQPYQPSMSAQCLAFWYQLSAGTPGSLRVFVEQSRVRRKVLSMSTMEGSNWHRSHVTIQPDGDWQVVFEAVGAGGDHGYIALDDLHVSEGACPKPASCDFEQDTCGWSSPLDPRLHSLAWGWKSGITLAKYPGPEQDHTLGTRNGHYMHFDTSVLGARGTSALLESPPLPAATDSCLRFWYHMDIPEHLSSGELRVTLHGAAGQRTVWSVPGHRSRGWQGAVVPVQSPSEFQISFEITTRRWPMEGTVALDDIMYSARVGCHSSPESPVEEKPSGSFVAEVALSALLALVIVALVAAGGWYWLKQRRLASRTPTENNSSQGFDNITFRDDKVIISPREGDES, from the exons ATGCCTAATTCTCTGCGGGTTTTTAGCCCCATTGTCTCTCCCATAGCCAGAACTGTCCTCCCCAGTGGATCCGTGGTCGtcaacagctgcagcagtgcgGCTGAGCAACTCTGCAACTTCATCTGTGACTGCAGCGACTGCTCGGATGAGAACCAGTGTG GGTACCTACggggctcagcagtgctgggcacccCCTTCACCTGTGACTTTGAGGACAGTGACTGTGGCTGGCAGGACGTGGGCACCTCGACGTATGGATGGGTGCGAGGCCGGGCCAGCCTTGCCATGTGGGGCATGGGGCCTCATTCAGACCACACCGTGGGCACTGACCTGG gtTGGTTCTTGGTCACCATGTCCCCCCCAGCAAAgaccacagccacagcctggctcaggTCACCGGAGATGCGGGAAGCAGCTGCCACATGTGAGATCAGAACCTGGTATCACCTCTCAGGGAGATGTGAGAGCACCCAAG GGCTGAACCAGACAGAGCGGCCGGTGCTGCGCCTGGctgtggcacacagggatgaggtggtggagctgtggcagagccctgagcgcagcagggagggctggcaccagctgatTGCCTACCCCGGACGGATCATGGAGCAGTTCCAG CTCATCTTCTCCCTGACACAACCACCCACCTGCGGGGCAGAGGTGGCGCTCGATGACATCATGTTCAGGAACTGTGGCTTACCAG AGAACTTCACTCGCTGCTCCTTTGACTATGATCTCTGTGGCTGGGAGACGGCGGCCGGGCCACCAGTGTGGGGCAGGAACACAAGCCTGAACCTGGGCACCTCCTACAGCATTCCCACTCGGGAccacagcaacaacagcagGGCTG GCTTTTTCCTCCATGTGAGCAGTGACCCCACTGCACAAGCtggtggcacagctcagctcagcagccccaCCTTCCAAGCCACGAACTCCTGTTCT CTCGTACTGTACTGCCACCTCCATGgctcagccaccagcagcctCAGCATCTCCTATGTGACCAACTCTACCAGGCACCTGATGAGGGAAAGGACAGGAgacctgggcagctgctgggtcCGGGAGAGAGTGGACTTCAATGTGACAGATCCCTTCAAg GTGCTGATTGAGGGGGTGGCTGGCAGCGGGGGGACCGTGGCTATCGATGACCTGATCCTGTCTCAGGGCTGCGTGAAGGAGCAGG AGAAGCCTCTGGTCACACTGCCGAGGCAGGCACATGCCAGCCCCTGCGCAGCAGACGAGGTGGCCTGTGACAGTGGGGACTGcattgctgcagagctggcctgCGACTTCGCCGACACCTGCGCTGATGGCTCCGACGAGGAGCGCTGTG GGACAACAACCTTCGAGTCAGGGGCTGGCGGCTGGCACGACGTCAGTGTGGGGCGGCTGCGCTGGGGTCTGCAGAAGGTCACTGAATCTGACATCTTCTTCACAG GGACTTTCCTGGCCCTCCAGACAGGAGAAGGACAGATGATGGGTCCTGCAAAGGCACGATCGCCTCTGCTGGGCCCCTCTGGCCCTGCCTGCACCATGGAGATGAGCTACCACATCCACAGTGACCACCAAG GCTTCCTTGCCATCAGTGTCGCAGATCACACTGCTGGCACCACCCAGCTGGTCTGGCAGACACAACATCGTGGCAGCACAACTGGGGGTCATGTCCGTGTCCCGCTGGGAGAGAGAAGCCGGCCCTTTCAG GttgagctgctggcactggtggATCTCCAGGGCTCAGCAAGTGTCGGTGTTGATAACGTGACATTCGAGCAATGCTACCTCGACGTGGTGTCACCCACAGCTGCGG AGCTGTCCTGCAACTTTGAGAGGGGCATGTGTGGCTGGTACCAGGATCTGTCGAGTGACTTCAAATGGGtccacagcacagggcagggacagggctctgaCCACACCACTGGCTCGG GCTACTTCTTGTCCGTGGACTCCTCTGTGCCATGGAGCCACGGGCAGCGggccctgctcctcagctcccACCAGGAGCTGGCCACTGCCCCACGCTGTCTCTCCTTCTGGTACCGCCTGGCGGGCCCACAAATTG GTACCCTGAACCTCAAGCTGTGgccagagggaggagaggaggtggTGCTGTGGACCTGCCGCGGGAACCAGGGCAGCATCTGGCACCGGGCATGGGCAACACTGCCCTCCACGGGCCAGCAGCGGTACCgg GTGGCTTTCGAGGTGCTGCATGACGGTTTCCTGGGGGACGTGGGGCTGGACGACATCACGCAGACAGCGGGACCCTGTGGGgccaagctctcctgctccttcgAGGTGGAGGGCTGTGGGCTGGCAGCCAGCGGAAAGGGCACCTGGCAGCGACAGAGCAACGGCACCGGCACCACCGCCGGTCCTGTGGCTGACCACACCACCGGCACCACCGCAG gccaTTACATGGTGGTGAACACGGgcaggctctccctgcctgcagggcacacGGCTGCCCTCACCTCCCAGCCCTACCAGCCCTCCATGTCTGCCCAGTGCCTGGCCTTCTGGTACCAGCTGAGCGCTGGGACCCCAG gctccCTCAGGGTGTTcgtggagcagagcagggtgaggaggaaGGTTCTGAGCATGAGCACCATGGAAGGGAGCAACTGGCACCGCAGCCATGTCACCATCCAGCCCGATGGTGACTGGCAG GTGGTGTTTgaggcagtgggagctgggggtgacCACGGATACATCGCACTGGACGACCTGCATGTGTCGGAGGGAGCCTGCCCCAagccag CATCCTGTGACTTCGAGCAGGACACttgtggctggagcagccccttgGACCCCCGCTTGCACAGCTTGGCCTGGGGCTGGAAGAGTGGGATCACCCTGGCCAAGTACCCTGGCCCTGAGCAGGACCACACCCTGGGTACAAGGAACG GTCACTACATGCACTTTGACACCAGtgtgctgggtgccaggggcaccagtgccctgctggagagcccacccctgcctgcagccaccgACTCCTGCCTGCGCTTCTGGTACCACATGGACATCCCGGAGCATCTCT ccagcgGGGAGCTGCGGGTGACGCTGCACGGCGCGGCGGGGCAGCGCACGGTGTGGAGCGTGCCAGGGCACCGCAgccggggctggcagggtgccGTGGTGCCGGTGCAGAGCCCCAGTGAGTTCCAG ATCAGCTTTGAGATCACCACACGGAGGTGGCCGAtggaggggacagtggcactGGATGACATCATGTACAGCGCCAGGGTGGGCTGCCATTCCAGCCCGGAGAGTCCAGTGGAAG AGAAGCCCTCCGGCAGTTTCGTGGCGGAGGTGGCCCTCAGTGCGCTCCTGGCCCTCGTCATAGTGGcgctggtggctgctgggggctggtACTGGCTGAAACAGCGAAGGCTGGCGAGCAGGACACCGACAGAGAACAACAGCTCCCAGGGCTTCGACAACATCACCTTCCGAGAT GACAAGGTCATTATATCTCCACGGGAGGGGGATGAGTCTTGA
- the MAMDC4 gene encoding apical endosomal glycoprotein isoform X3 — protein sequence MPNSLRVFSPIVSPIARTVLPSGSVVVNSCSSAAEQLCNFICDCSDCSDENQCGYLRGSAVLGTPFTCDFEDSDCGWQDVGTSTYGWVRGRASLAMWGMGPHSDHTVGTDLGWFLVTMSPPAKTTATAWLRSPEMREAAATCEIRTWYHLSGRCESTQGLNQTERPVLRLAVAHRDEVVELWQSPERSREGWHQLIAYPGRIMEQFQLIFSLTQPPTCGAEVALDDIMFRNCGLPEVGQQACRAQESRCQRGSCLAQRRFCDGTDDCGDNSDEGTAHCKNFTRCSFDYDLCGWETAAGPPVWGRNTSLNLGTSYSIPTRDHSNNSRAGFFLHVSSDPTAQAGGTAQLSSPTFQATNSCSLVLYCHLHGSATSSLSISYVTNSTRHLMRERTGDLGSCWVRERVDFNVTDPFKVLIEGVAGSGGTVAIDDLILSQGCVKEQGTTTFESGAGGWHDVSVGRLRWGLQKVTESDIFFTGTFLALQTGEGQMMGPAKARSPLLGPSGPACTMEMSYHIHSDHQGFLAISVADHTAGTTQLVWQTQHRGSTTGGHVRVPLGERSRPFQVELLALVDLQGSASVGVDNVTFEQCYLDVVSPTAAELSCNFERGMCGWYQDLSSDFKWVHSTGQGQGSDHTTGSGYFLSVDSSVPWSHGQRALLLSSHQELATAPRCLSFWYRLAGPQIGTLNLKLWPEGGEEVVLWTCRGNQGSIWHRAWATLPSTGQQRYRVAFEVLHDGFLGDVGLDDITQTAGPCGAKLSCSFEVEGCGLAASGKGTWQRQSNGTGTTAGPVADHTTGTTAGHYMVVNTGRLSLPAGHTAALTSQPYQPSMSAQCLAFWYQLSAGTPGSLRVFVEQSRVRRKVLSMSTMEGSNWHRSHVTIQPDGDWQVVFEAVGAGGDHGYIALDDLHVSEGACPKPASCDFEQDTCGWSSPLDPRLHSLAWGWKSGITLAKYPGPEQDHTLGTRNGHYMHFDTSVLGARGTSALLESPPLPAATDSCLRFWYHMDIPEHLSSGELRVTLHGAAGQRTVWSVPGHRSRGWQGAVVPVQSPSEFQISFEITTRRWPMEGTVALDDIMYSARVGCHSSPESPVEEKPSGSFVAEVALSALLALVIVALVAAGGWYWLKQRRLASRTPTENNSSQGFDNITFRDDKVIISPREGDES from the exons ATGCCTAATTCTCTGCGGGTTTTTAGCCCCATTGTCTCTCCCATAGCCAGAACTGTCCTCCCCAGTGGATCCGTGGTCGtcaacagctgcagcagtgcgGCTGAGCAACTCTGCAACTTCATCTGTGACTGCAGCGACTGCTCGGATGAGAACCAGTGTG GGTACCTACggggctcagcagtgctgggcacccCCTTCACCTGTGACTTTGAGGACAGTGACTGTGGCTGGCAGGACGTGGGCACCTCGACGTATGGATGGGTGCGAGGCCGGGCCAGCCTTGCCATGTGGGGCATGGGGCCTCATTCAGACCACACCGTGGGCACTGACCTGG gtTGGTTCTTGGTCACCATGTCCCCCCCAGCAAAgaccacagccacagcctggctcaggTCACCGGAGATGCGGGAAGCAGCTGCCACATGTGAGATCAGAACCTGGTATCACCTCTCAGGGAGATGTGAGAGCACCCAAG GGCTGAACCAGACAGAGCGGCCGGTGCTGCGCCTGGctgtggcacacagggatgaggtggtggagctgtggcagagccctgagcgcagcagggagggctggcaccagctgatTGCCTACCCCGGACGGATCATGGAGCAGTTCCAG CTCATCTTCTCCCTGACACAACCACCCACCTGCGGGGCAGAGGTGGCGCTCGATGACATCATGTTCAGGAACTGTGGCTTACCAG AGGTCGGGCAGCAGGCCTGCAGGGCCCAGGAGAGCCGCTGCCAGCGcggctcctgcctggcacagcgTCGTTTCTGCGACGGCACCGACGACTGCGGGGACAACTCGGACGAGGGCACAGCGCACTGCA AGAACTTCACTCGCTGCTCCTTTGACTATGATCTCTGTGGCTGGGAGACGGCGGCCGGGCCACCAGTGTGGGGCAGGAACACAAGCCTGAACCTGGGCACCTCCTACAGCATTCCCACTCGGGAccacagcaacaacagcagGGCTG GCTTTTTCCTCCATGTGAGCAGTGACCCCACTGCACAAGCtggtggcacagctcagctcagcagccccaCCTTCCAAGCCACGAACTCCTGTTCT CTCGTACTGTACTGCCACCTCCATGgctcagccaccagcagcctCAGCATCTCCTATGTGACCAACTCTACCAGGCACCTGATGAGGGAAAGGACAGGAgacctgggcagctgctgggtcCGGGAGAGAGTGGACTTCAATGTGACAGATCCCTTCAAg GTGCTGATTGAGGGGGTGGCTGGCAGCGGGGGGACCGTGGCTATCGATGACCTGATCCTGTCTCAGGGCTGCGTGAAGGAGCAGG GGACAACAACCTTCGAGTCAGGGGCTGGCGGCTGGCACGACGTCAGTGTGGGGCGGCTGCGCTGGGGTCTGCAGAAGGTCACTGAATCTGACATCTTCTTCACAG GGACTTTCCTGGCCCTCCAGACAGGAGAAGGACAGATGATGGGTCCTGCAAAGGCACGATCGCCTCTGCTGGGCCCCTCTGGCCCTGCCTGCACCATGGAGATGAGCTACCACATCCACAGTGACCACCAAG GCTTCCTTGCCATCAGTGTCGCAGATCACACTGCTGGCACCACCCAGCTGGTCTGGCAGACACAACATCGTGGCAGCACAACTGGGGGTCATGTCCGTGTCCCGCTGGGAGAGAGAAGCCGGCCCTTTCAG GttgagctgctggcactggtggATCTCCAGGGCTCAGCAAGTGTCGGTGTTGATAACGTGACATTCGAGCAATGCTACCTCGACGTGGTGTCACCCACAGCTGCGG AGCTGTCCTGCAACTTTGAGAGGGGCATGTGTGGCTGGTACCAGGATCTGTCGAGTGACTTCAAATGGGtccacagcacagggcagggacagggctctgaCCACACCACTGGCTCGG GCTACTTCTTGTCCGTGGACTCCTCTGTGCCATGGAGCCACGGGCAGCGggccctgctcctcagctcccACCAGGAGCTGGCCACTGCCCCACGCTGTCTCTCCTTCTGGTACCGCCTGGCGGGCCCACAAATTG GTACCCTGAACCTCAAGCTGTGgccagagggaggagaggaggtggTGCTGTGGACCTGCCGCGGGAACCAGGGCAGCATCTGGCACCGGGCATGGGCAACACTGCCCTCCACGGGCCAGCAGCGGTACCgg GTGGCTTTCGAGGTGCTGCATGACGGTTTCCTGGGGGACGTGGGGCTGGACGACATCACGCAGACAGCGGGACCCTGTGGGgccaagctctcctgctccttcgAGGTGGAGGGCTGTGGGCTGGCAGCCAGCGGAAAGGGCACCTGGCAGCGACAGAGCAACGGCACCGGCACCACCGCCGGTCCTGTGGCTGACCACACCACCGGCACCACCGCAG gccaTTACATGGTGGTGAACACGGgcaggctctccctgcctgcagggcacacGGCTGCCCTCACCTCCCAGCCCTACCAGCCCTCCATGTCTGCCCAGTGCCTGGCCTTCTGGTACCAGCTGAGCGCTGGGACCCCAG gctccCTCAGGGTGTTcgtggagcagagcagggtgaggaggaaGGTTCTGAGCATGAGCACCATGGAAGGGAGCAACTGGCACCGCAGCCATGTCACCATCCAGCCCGATGGTGACTGGCAG GTGGTGTTTgaggcagtgggagctgggggtgacCACGGATACATCGCACTGGACGACCTGCATGTGTCGGAGGGAGCCTGCCCCAagccag CATCCTGTGACTTCGAGCAGGACACttgtggctggagcagccccttgGACCCCCGCTTGCACAGCTTGGCCTGGGGCTGGAAGAGTGGGATCACCCTGGCCAAGTACCCTGGCCCTGAGCAGGACCACACCCTGGGTACAAGGAACG GTCACTACATGCACTTTGACACCAGtgtgctgggtgccaggggcaccagtgccctgctggagagcccacccctgcctgcagccaccgACTCCTGCCTGCGCTTCTGGTACCACATGGACATCCCGGAGCATCTCT ccagcgGGGAGCTGCGGGTGACGCTGCACGGCGCGGCGGGGCAGCGCACGGTGTGGAGCGTGCCAGGGCACCGCAgccggggctggcagggtgccGTGGTGCCGGTGCAGAGCCCCAGTGAGTTCCAG ATCAGCTTTGAGATCACCACACGGAGGTGGCCGAtggaggggacagtggcactGGATGACATCATGTACAGCGCCAGGGTGGGCTGCCATTCCAGCCCGGAGAGTCCAGTGGAAG AGAAGCCCTCCGGCAGTTTCGTGGCGGAGGTGGCCCTCAGTGCGCTCCTGGCCCTCGTCATAGTGGcgctggtggctgctgggggctggtACTGGCTGAAACAGCGAAGGCTGGCGAGCAGGACACCGACAGAGAACAACAGCTCCCAGGGCTTCGACAACATCACCTTCCGAGAT GACAAGGTCATTATATCTCCACGGGAGGGGGATGAGTCTTGA
- the MAMDC4 gene encoding apical endosomal glycoprotein isoform X1 translates to MTAGRQAMLALLVLLARTVLPSGSVVVNSCSSAAEQLCNFICDCSDCSDENQCGYLRGSAVLGTPFTCDFEDSDCGWQDVGTSTYGWVRGRASLAMWGMGPHSDHTVGTDLGWFLVTMSPPAKTTATAWLRSPEMREAAATCEIRTWYHLSGRCESTQGLNQTERPVLRLAVAHRDEVVELWQSPERSREGWHQLIAYPGRIMEQFQLIFSLTQPPTCGAEVALDDIMFRNCGLPEVGQQACRAQESRCQRGSCLAQRRFCDGTDDCGDNSDEGTAHCKNFTRCSFDYDLCGWETAAGPPVWGRNTSLNLGTSYSIPTRDHSNNSRAGFFLHVSSDPTAQAGGTAQLSSPTFQATNSCSLVLYCHLHGSATSSLSISYVTNSTRHLMRERTGDLGSCWVRERVDFNVTDPFKVLIEGVAGSGGTVAIDDLILSQGCVKEQEKPLVTLPRQAHASPCAADEVACDSGDCIAAELACDFADTCADGSDEERCGTTTFESGAGGWHDVSVGRLRWGLQKVTESDIFFTGTFLALQTGEGQMMGPAKARSPLLGPSGPACTMEMSYHIHSDHQGFLAISVADHTAGTTQLVWQTQHRGSTTGGHVRVPLGERSRPFQVELLALVDLQGSASVGVDNVTFEQCYLDVVSPTAAELSCNFERGMCGWYQDLSSDFKWVHSTGQGQGSDHTTGSGYFLSVDSSVPWSHGQRALLLSSHQELATAPRCLSFWYRLAGPQIGTLNLKLWPEGGEEVVLWTCRGNQGSIWHRAWATLPSTGQQRYRVAFEVLHDGFLGDVGLDDITQTAGPCGAKLSCSFEVEGCGLAASGKGTWQRQSNGTGTTAGPVADHTTGTTAGHYMVVNTGRLSLPAGHTAALTSQPYQPSMSAQCLAFWYQLSAGTPGSLRVFVEQSRVRRKVLSMSTMEGSNWHRSHVTIQPDGDWQVVFEAVGAGGDHGYIALDDLHVSEGACPKPASCDFEQDTCGWSSPLDPRLHSLAWGWKSGITLAKYPGPEQDHTLGTRNGHYMHFDTSVLGARGTSALLESPPLPAATDSCLRFWYHMDIPEHLSSGELRVTLHGAAGQRTVWSVPGHRSRGWQGAVVPVQSPSEFQISFEITTRRWPMEGTVALDDIMYSARVGCHSSPESPVEEKPSGSFVAEVALSALLALVIVALVAAGGWYWLKQRRLASRTPTENNSSQGFDNITFRDDKVIISPREGDES, encoded by the exons ATgactgcaggcaggcaggcgatgctggccctgctggtgctgctgg CCAGAACTGTCCTCCCCAGTGGATCCGTGGTCGtcaacagctgcagcagtgcgGCTGAGCAACTCTGCAACTTCATCTGTGACTGCAGCGACTGCTCGGATGAGAACCAGTGTG GGTACCTACggggctcagcagtgctgggcacccCCTTCACCTGTGACTTTGAGGACAGTGACTGTGGCTGGCAGGACGTGGGCACCTCGACGTATGGATGGGTGCGAGGCCGGGCCAGCCTTGCCATGTGGGGCATGGGGCCTCATTCAGACCACACCGTGGGCACTGACCTGG gtTGGTTCTTGGTCACCATGTCCCCCCCAGCAAAgaccacagccacagcctggctcaggTCACCGGAGATGCGGGAAGCAGCTGCCACATGTGAGATCAGAACCTGGTATCACCTCTCAGGGAGATGTGAGAGCACCCAAG GGCTGAACCAGACAGAGCGGCCGGTGCTGCGCCTGGctgtggcacacagggatgaggtggtggagctgtggcagagccctgagcgcagcagggagggctggcaccagctgatTGCCTACCCCGGACGGATCATGGAGCAGTTCCAG CTCATCTTCTCCCTGACACAACCACCCACCTGCGGGGCAGAGGTGGCGCTCGATGACATCATGTTCAGGAACTGTGGCTTACCAG AGGTCGGGCAGCAGGCCTGCAGGGCCCAGGAGAGCCGCTGCCAGCGcggctcctgcctggcacagcgTCGTTTCTGCGACGGCACCGACGACTGCGGGGACAACTCGGACGAGGGCACAGCGCACTGCA AGAACTTCACTCGCTGCTCCTTTGACTATGATCTCTGTGGCTGGGAGACGGCGGCCGGGCCACCAGTGTGGGGCAGGAACACAAGCCTGAACCTGGGCACCTCCTACAGCATTCCCACTCGGGAccacagcaacaacagcagGGCTG GCTTTTTCCTCCATGTGAGCAGTGACCCCACTGCACAAGCtggtggcacagctcagctcagcagccccaCCTTCCAAGCCACGAACTCCTGTTCT CTCGTACTGTACTGCCACCTCCATGgctcagccaccagcagcctCAGCATCTCCTATGTGACCAACTCTACCAGGCACCTGATGAGGGAAAGGACAGGAgacctgggcagctgctgggtcCGGGAGAGAGTGGACTTCAATGTGACAGATCCCTTCAAg GTGCTGATTGAGGGGGTGGCTGGCAGCGGGGGGACCGTGGCTATCGATGACCTGATCCTGTCTCAGGGCTGCGTGAAGGAGCAGG AGAAGCCTCTGGTCACACTGCCGAGGCAGGCACATGCCAGCCCCTGCGCAGCAGACGAGGTGGCCTGTGACAGTGGGGACTGcattgctgcagagctggcctgCGACTTCGCCGACACCTGCGCTGATGGCTCCGACGAGGAGCGCTGTG GGACAACAACCTTCGAGTCAGGGGCTGGCGGCTGGCACGACGTCAGTGTGGGGCGGCTGCGCTGGGGTCTGCAGAAGGTCACTGAATCTGACATCTTCTTCACAG GGACTTTCCTGGCCCTCCAGACAGGAGAAGGACAGATGATGGGTCCTGCAAAGGCACGATCGCCTCTGCTGGGCCCCTCTGGCCCTGCCTGCACCATGGAGATGAGCTACCACATCCACAGTGACCACCAAG GCTTCCTTGCCATCAGTGTCGCAGATCACACTGCTGGCACCACCCAGCTGGTCTGGCAGACACAACATCGTGGCAGCACAACTGGGGGTCATGTCCGTGTCCCGCTGGGAGAGAGAAGCCGGCCCTTTCAG GttgagctgctggcactggtggATCTCCAGGGCTCAGCAAGTGTCGGTGTTGATAACGTGACATTCGAGCAATGCTACCTCGACGTGGTGTCACCCACAGCTGCGG AGCTGTCCTGCAACTTTGAGAGGGGCATGTGTGGCTGGTACCAGGATCTGTCGAGTGACTTCAAATGGGtccacagcacagggcagggacagggctctgaCCACACCACTGGCTCGG GCTACTTCTTGTCCGTGGACTCCTCTGTGCCATGGAGCCACGGGCAGCGggccctgctcctcagctcccACCAGGAGCTGGCCACTGCCCCACGCTGTCTCTCCTTCTGGTACCGCCTGGCGGGCCCACAAATTG GTACCCTGAACCTCAAGCTGTGgccagagggaggagaggaggtggTGCTGTGGACCTGCCGCGGGAACCAGGGCAGCATCTGGCACCGGGCATGGGCAACACTGCCCTCCACGGGCCAGCAGCGGTACCgg GTGGCTTTCGAGGTGCTGCATGACGGTTTCCTGGGGGACGTGGGGCTGGACGACATCACGCAGACAGCGGGACCCTGTGGGgccaagctctcctgctccttcgAGGTGGAGGGCTGTGGGCTGGCAGCCAGCGGAAAGGGCACCTGGCAGCGACAGAGCAACGGCACCGGCACCACCGCCGGTCCTGTGGCTGACCACACCACCGGCACCACCGCAG gccaTTACATGGTGGTGAACACGGgcaggctctccctgcctgcagggcacacGGCTGCCCTCACCTCCCAGCCCTACCAGCCCTCCATGTCTGCCCAGTGCCTGGCCTTCTGGTACCAGCTGAGCGCTGGGACCCCAG gctccCTCAGGGTGTTcgtggagcagagcagggtgaggaggaaGGTTCTGAGCATGAGCACCATGGAAGGGAGCAACTGGCACCGCAGCCATGTCACCATCCAGCCCGATGGTGACTGGCAG GTGGTGTTTgaggcagtgggagctgggggtgacCACGGATACATCGCACTGGACGACCTGCATGTGTCGGAGGGAGCCTGCCCCAagccag CATCCTGTGACTTCGAGCAGGACACttgtggctggagcagccccttgGACCCCCGCTTGCACAGCTTGGCCTGGGGCTGGAAGAGTGGGATCACCCTGGCCAAGTACCCTGGCCCTGAGCAGGACCACACCCTGGGTACAAGGAACG GTCACTACATGCACTTTGACACCAGtgtgctgggtgccaggggcaccagtgccctgctggagagcccacccctgcctgcagccaccgACTCCTGCCTGCGCTTCTGGTACCACATGGACATCCCGGAGCATCTCT ccagcgGGGAGCTGCGGGTGACGCTGCACGGCGCGGCGGGGCAGCGCACGGTGTGGAGCGTGCCAGGGCACCGCAgccggggctggcagggtgccGTGGTGCCGGTGCAGAGCCCCAGTGAGTTCCAG ATCAGCTTTGAGATCACCACACGGAGGTGGCCGAtggaggggacagtggcactGGATGACATCATGTACAGCGCCAGGGTGGGCTGCCATTCCAGCCCGGAGAGTCCAGTGGAAG AGAAGCCCTCCGGCAGTTTCGTGGCGGAGGTGGCCCTCAGTGCGCTCCTGGCCCTCGTCATAGTGGcgctggtggctgctgggggctggtACTGGCTGAAACAGCGAAGGCTGGCGAGCAGGACACCGACAGAGAACAACAGCTCCCAGGGCTTCGACAACATCACCTTCCGAGAT GACAAGGTCATTATATCTCCACGGGAGGGGGATGAGTCTTGA
- the PHPT1 gene encoding 14 kDa phosphohistidine phosphatase, with protein sequence MAGSALSRVPDVQIDGDGVFKYVLVRVRGAGAPAKDVVRGHSWAEYHADLFERTAEELARHGLSCECLGGGRLSHRPQERKIHVYGYSVGFGRADHAVTTEKLKAEYPDYEITWADEGY encoded by the exons ATGGCGGGCTCGGCGCTGTCGCGGGTGCCGGACGTGCAGATCGATGGCGACGGTGTCTTCAAGTACGTGCTGGTGCGGGTGCGCGGGGCCGGCGCGCCCGCCAAGGACGTCGTGCGAGGCCACAGCTGGGCCGAGTACCACG ccgACCTGTTCGAGCGCACCGCGGAGGAGCTGGCGCGGCACGGCCTGAGCTGCGAGTGCCTGGGCGGCGGCCGCCTGTCGCACCGCCCTCAAGAGAGGAAGATCCACGTCTACGGGTACTCGGTG GGCTTTGGACGAGCTGACCACGCTGTGACCACAGAGAAGCTGAAGGCAGAGTATCCCGACTATGAGATTACCTGGGCAGATGAAGGGTACTGA